The window ctttgagcaaaagagaaacttagagacctcgaacctttcggatctagcttgctcatcatataactcatgaagatgatagacaatatcataagaaTTCAAATGCTTATGTTGTTTTTGTAGTTCGGGAGTCATAGTAGCTAGCATGATATAACTTGCAAGTACAAAATCATTCTTATGTTTTTGAATGACCAACTATTGGTCCACAGTtacatcagcatcaagacttaTGAGAAGAGGTTGATCAAGAACATAAGCTAATTTCTCAGCTTTGAaaacaattctcaaattttgaaaccAGTCCAAAAAGTTTGACCCAATTAGTTTATTTGAGTCCAAAATCGAACGCAGATTAACAGACattataattaaatgattaacctagaaatacaaaaataagaATGTATGAGAGatatgatattatttatgtaaacaatttacataaaagcttgcttatttatcaaattcaaatacccttatttttgaattcgagagatggtaggttttctccatatgggttgatatccactacagataagaataaccttgactttggttaataagtcattcttagctatagcggtaggtaataagtttaccgattgcatatcacttatatgcaactatcacattatgctagcaactaattgataTTCGCATAAACATTGGGTTGTTAATACATTAACAAGTacacatcaaatgcatatcacccaatttcacctctatccacattgatcatggctttAACACAATAAATCAatgcttcaagtttaaaattGACCCgctaatcatgagattgcatctctatggtttgaacatatttaatttcaagtttgagcttgactttggccaacaactcaaacaagaacttaaactctagttcttaccatattaacagaatgtgtaggttttaatatcGAGTAAGGTATTTGATCTTATATATATCatgcaaatattctatctacatgacattactacatgacataaatgatgacatggtaTGTTGcacacatgacataaatgataACATGACACATTGCACGTatgacatagcatgacacatcataCATATGGTAAGATCTCATCATATCACACGCATGataaaatctaatcatgtcataattaatgcatctacatgacaTATAATATAATATGAACATGACATAAATCAAGATTAGatctattataattataatttggaaataaaattatgttataaatataattttaataaatcaatatttatctaatcaaattaggaaatcaattttcaaatttaattaacatattcaTCTAAAATTTTTCTATCAATTAAGAATTTttcattattttgaaaataaatttctaaattaattttctaacaatttagggaaaaataattaatatttcttaatttattacagaataattcaaatttagattttttatgattttctaaATCTCTCCCAATTTCatatttcctaacaatttcagaaactttccaaaaataaaaatattttaataaatttgaaattttcaaaaaaaattaattcaataatttaatttagaatatctcaaatttagatttttaatgatttttcaaatccttttaaatttgatatttcctaacaatttaggaaacttttcaaaaataaaatattttaataaatctaaaaatttcaaaaaatattaattctataatttaatttaaaatatcttATATCtggatttttttataatttcagaatatttccatatttggtattagtaacaaattagaaaattttcaaaaataaaatatttcttaaaattttaaaaaatttcagaaataataatttctaaattaacaaaatatttctaaatttaattttctaaaattatatagaaaatttctaaaaatgaaatttcctaacaatttagaaacttccaaaaatagaaaagccttaataattttagaaaaattctaaaattaattacaatactAATTACAAATCGTAAAGTAATTTTACGATTATGTCGAAACAcgatcagactctgataccactgttggatatgcccgatgcggatgcgtgctagaacacgtttcgtaaacatgcacaatggaaaataaaacaataataattcttaattattacatcacacacaccacacacatacaagaatacaacatgctaaacatgatcacataattaaaattttacgggaAGTAAATTTATTCTAAGTATACTTTGCGGATGACttgtaatgagaagggcatcaactaTAGCGACATTgttgaacctcgcctctattcgtattcaTGTCGAGCTCCTCaaaacaactccttgagtacaagcctctcctttggaagttactaaccacgagcgaagaagaggaatcaagagaaagaagaaggaatCACACAAGGAAGaaattcttccttgtggtggccatGACAATAAGGAGGGGAGCCTCCTTGTTGTTGGCGGCGggaaagagaggagagggagaggaggattgggtttTCAAAATCCAATCAACCAAGtaatgaaacttgtatctaattctctcctaattacatctatatataatcctctttaatgagttagattagaaagcacaaattcaacccattatcccttaataaaaaattagtccattaaccccttggtttggttcacaactaaatcaagttggttcatgactaattcatgattaaatcaaatatggttcaactctaccataaaaGATGTATCTCATCCGTGcttccattatgacaaatatttttatatttatcttatgtatggtccaaccaaacatttatctcttaatctaagatcctattctttaacttattttacgtcttttagagactcattagtgtgtgtgacccaatagattcctgGTTCATCTTAgctgtccataattaactacttaattatagaacgatcattaGTGgcatctagtagtacatcatgatccccaattagtcgaaaaatcctagttgattttagaactaattctaaacccttcagcaactaTTGTGAGTCGTGCCTTATTCCTTTTACTcgtcttatatccacttggtttaggacatggtctatgtgtctgttctcactagactgactacgtcacacctaacccaagtgatactttctcgttctacggatttaaattactcgtacatgtgtttaagagtctcgcactcttaacatatgatgctttggccaaagactttgagtaataatcctaatgagttaccatagggtatacgtctccttgcaAAGAGCAGTGAATCCTCTATGAGTTATCCAAACATCTTCAGACATTTTaacttatatccaatcatcccgggtccacaccttAATGAGGttcttgcttaagatgtcaacgtataagtctccatgactaagatgacttgtatacctcatgtcgaaggaaacttgcactcgagctgcagtaaaagcttcacagacatatccatatatatatatatatataaccatatgAAGTTTTACAGAGAGTCACTCCAATAAAttagttatcataactagcattcacgtttaactcttgagatcccaatgtctccaaccagtgagaaaacagctgcttggcgaaccaaggagtataaaccatgctagtcttacataattgatgatgtctgaatgtaTCAATTTGACGACTAGGAAAATTCCAATACGTTTATAATTGCACATAttgagataatcactagttgtgttctaatcacaatttctctcatgctatgaattgtattgtgggcactcaataaatgagtttaagataattaaacatataatatgcactcaaatagtgaatctatatttaataAAAATCGTAAGACGTGCCTTAGGGcacccctcaaaatctaacagtaCCATCTTCCTTAGACTCTCTGCCTACAACATCTGACATGGACCTTCTCAGGGCTCCTACTTGTTCTCTACTATCCTCCTTAAATTCCCTGCTGAAGCATCTAATAGGGGTCTTCTCAAGGCTCCTGCTTGTTCTCTACATCCCATGACCACTTGTGCCAAGATTGGGTCTCTTCGTACTCGTGCCCATCTTGTCACTTCTGACCCTTTTGAGCTAACCAACTATTCTGACGCTAGTAAAGATCCTGCTTGGCGAGATGCCATGACGTCGGAGTACAATGCTTTCATCAACAATAATACATGGTTCTTAGTTCCTCGTATCACTCATTAAAATCTGGTTGGCTGCAAATGGGTATTTAAGTTGAAACGAAAGGCATAACTCTATTGATCATCATAAAGCTCACCTGGTTGGCAAGGGTTTCCACCAACAACTAGACATTGACTATGTTAAGACCTTTAGCCCTGTGGTCAATCTCACTACAGTTTGTATTGTATTAGCTCTTGTTGTCTCTCAAGAATGGCCCATTCATCAGCTTGATGTGAGTAATGCTTCTTACATGGGACATTGCACAAAGAATTATATATGTTTCAGCCTCCTGGTTTTATTCATCCTGACTATCCAGACTATATTTACCACCTTCACAAAGCTTTATATGGTCTGAAGCAAGCTATGAGAGAATAACATGCGACGCTACATACCTCATTGGTCAATCTTGGATTCCTCGAGTCCAAATCAGATTTtggtttatgtagatgatataatttttaccaACAACTCACCTTCTCACATTGATTCTACCATTGGCACACTGAGTAAGCTTTTTCCCCTCAAAGATCTGGTTAATTGCATTGTTTCCTTGGTATTGAAGCAACTCACACCTCCAACGGTTTGTTCTTGTGCCAGTCTCGCTATGTTACTGATTTGTTAACTAAGGCTTAGATGCACCAATCCAAGCCTCTTCACACTCTGGTTGCCTCTAGGTCATCTCTGTCTCGTCATGATGGCGATCCTCTGGCTGATCCTCAGCCTTACCATAGTATTGTTGGTGCTCTTCGGTATCTCACTCTTACTCGACCAGAACTTGCATTTGCCATCAACCGTGCATGTTAGTTTATGCAATCTCCTACTATGTCTCACTGGATTGTTGTCAAGCATATTCTTCGGTATCTTCAACATATCCCACACCACGGTATTCTTATTCGTCTCTCCCCCTCTCTGGATCCGACAACTTATTCAGATGTTGGCTGGCTAGATTGCCCTGATGACCTTTGGTCTACTATAGATTACTGTTTTTTTCTTGCAACACCCTTATCTCCTAGAATTTTAAGAAGCAATAGGTAGTTACTTGCTCTAGTACTGAATCAGAATATCGTGCCTTGGCGCATGCCATTGCGCTCCAGTCACTTCTTGGTGAGCTCCATGTTCCCATGTTGCAACCACCGATACTCTGGTGTGACAACATTGGAGCCACGTTTCTCACAGACAATCTAATTTTTCATGTTCGTATGAAGCACATTGAGATTGACTTCCATTTTGTTCGTGAGCGTGTTGCTCGGAAGACACTTCTTATTTAGTACATATCTACCAAAAATCAAATTGTTGACATTTTCACAAAGGGTCTATCCTCACATCATTTTGCTATTCTCCGAGACAAGCTCACGGTGTGTGCCTCCCTATTTCTCATGTGGCAGGGTGTTAAGGGATACACTTCCTATGATTTTAGAAATTCCGGATCAAGATTATAATTATCTCTAAATCCTTAGTGATAGTATTTAATCTTGTAAATTAaagatctatatttatttgtatttatcATGATTCCATAAATTAaaaatctttatttatttatatttatcatgCTCTCACAAATCTCATTAAATAATATATCAATAATAACAATTATAAGATCAAgaaccctcctcctcctcctccgattTAACTaatatctattaaaaaaaatattactataaTCGTAGCAAAAGTTAATTCTACGTGTACTATACAGTCCGTTTCCATATTTTATAAATGGAGGTAAAAAACTTAATAATATAAGTTGCTTCATGAGTCACTCAAATTGAGAGGAAAAATGACAATCAGGGgcaatttgaaaaaataaataaatattggaCGATTTTTAAAATATCAACATTTAATGTCTTTTTTCAACCTATAGACCtccataataaattttataaaataaaaaagagaaaaatatcttTAATCGTTTTTATTTTCTATCCGGTAGCATTTTACTCTctcatattttaaaataatatttaacccTTTTGGACAAAagtcaaatgaaaaaaaaaattataaaaaataattatatcctTATCTTCCTAATATTTTGCTTTTATAATCTTAAGTGAAGAAAAATCATATtaaatttattgataatttaCATCTATTTCTATTTTTCTGTGTTGATATTGAATTAATTCTAGATAATTTAATATCCTAACTGATATTTTTAATATGTTCATGACTACTAATTTACTAATTAAAATTAATGAAATATATGTAACCTCAAATAATATATCAAGATTatattaatacttaattatatgaataaaagaaaattaagtagtttaaaatatatattttcgcTGTCTCAGTTGCGCATCATTCGAATACaatgtataataattattttcttcacttttctataaatttaaaattttaagtccGCCCCTGTCTATGATTATATAAAGTTTTGCTAAAATAAATGAaagtataattttctttttcttacatgaagaaattttttttcGTATTCTTCGAGCTCTTTTGCTTTTTCAAGTATGCACACGAACATCACATCTCAGTTTATGACTGACTTGATCATCAAAGATGGTAATATCGATAATATCAACCCTCAGCTGATAAGCTTTCTTTTGTAGGACACTGAGAGCGGATGCACAACAAATCGATATCAACCACAGATTCGAACGAGTGACGAAGGACACCATGACTAAattcttctatatatatattttttttctttttatgtgTATTTTTCTCTCTATGTACATCATTGGTCAaactaatcaataattaaaaaatgatcctgaaaatatatataattattttccacatcaatttaatatatttttagattattaaataaatcaaaatataaattttttttatatttgacttTGGTGGAAGGGCattatatgttatttttaaatGTTGGAGAATAAAATATAACTTATTAGCAAATTAGAGTAGGTTAATGGtattttttcaataaaaaataatactcaAACCACTTTTCAGCCATTCAGAAGGCGGGTCCCACAGAGAAGGACCCGATTTAATAAACTGAAGGTAGGTAGAAAGGCGACGGTGCCGATACTGTTTacgataaattaaaataatttggcGAAGCACATGACGTTCACGTGAGAAATGATGTCGTTTGCTGCGAGGGCACATGCCGATCACCTGACTAAGAATGAATGTAATTAATAAATGTTCCGAGTTAATTTGTAAATTTggaaattcattaaaaaaaaaacttaaataaaatcattCACCTGACTAAGAATGATGTCGTTTGATGTGCTGTTTGTCGACGAGGATGGTGCCACCAAAAGCACTGTTGGTGCTTGACTTTTTCCTTGGGAAAAAGATAatgaaatatattatttataaataactTTAAATCGGCTGTCTTAATTTCTTACGTGGctcaaggaacatcatgagcaatTGAACCCGGTCGAAACGGCTTAGTAGCGAATCGGATCAGATCCTATTTAGTAATAGTGATTAAACACTCTCTCTCTCTGGGTTTGCGTATGTTGGACTCTTCATCTTCTACCTTGCTCCACTCGCGTTGCTGCTGCCAACCTCTTCCTCTTTATCTTCGATCGCTCCTGCTTTCCCTGTACATTTGAGATCGATGTTCCAAGGAGCAACGGAGTTggtgggaagaagaagaaggaggaggagtcgGGATTTGATTCCTGGAATACATGCCATGAGAGGAGGAGAGAGATTTCTTTGGTTTTGATGCTCTCTTTCGACTCTGATTTCTTGTCTTAGAGGCTTATACGGTTACGCCCACTCACGCTAAGCACGTTTGGACATGGCTGGAAGCAACGAAATTAACGCCAATGAGTCCAAGGTGCTCGATCTctcttattattgttgttgttgttattgtttcgATTTTTGGCTTTAGGCAATTATGATTGGCTTTCAGTTTGATCGGTTTGTCGCTCGGCTCTCTGGTTCGCGTTAGGTTCTGCTTGATTGTTTTCATATGGCCGGATGCATCCAAAAGTAAAGGGGAGATGTGTCGATTTGAGCCCATTCTTGTTTGATTTCTCAGGTTTTCTTCGACTGGTTTGACTTCTGATGATAAAACTTGAATCTGTGTTTGAGATGGCATTATAAGAAATCTGAAAAGCCCCATCAACGCAAtatctctctgtgtttgtttttATCATAGATTTCGAACAGGCGAAGCAAAACGAAGACACAATCGCGTTTCGAAATCATTAGGATCTCATCCCATCTTTGGGAAGATGGGATCTTTGATCGCGTTCGCCTTCGTTTCTCCCTAAAATTGATGAATCGTTGAACACCCCACTCATCGCTTTCGATCTCACCTCTTCTTTGTTGTTTCTCATGCCGACGCAGATGGCAGTTCCTCTCAACACTTGGGTTCTCATCTCCAACTTCAAGCTGGCTTACAACATGCTGCGCCGCCCGGACGGCACCTTCGACCGTCACCTCGCCGAGTTCCTCGACCGGAAGGTCTCCGCGAATGCCACCCCCGTCAATGGCGTCGTCTCCTTTGACGTCCTCATCGACCGCTCCCACAACCTCCTCGCCCGCATCTACCGCCCCGCCCCCGCCACGGCGGCTGGTTCCGTTCCTCTTCTCACTGACCTCTATCAACCGCCATCAACCGACCCGTTTCCGGTCATCATATTCTTCCACGGCGGCAGCTTCGCGCACTCCTCGTCCAACAGCGCTATCTACGACTCCCTCTGTCGCCGGTTTGTCTCCCTTTGCGACGCTGTTGTTATCTCAGTCAATTATCGGCGGGCACCGGAATACAAGTATCCCTGTGCATACGACGATGGATGGGCAGCTCTCAATTGGGCGAGTGCAGTGCCATGGCTTCACAACGGCAAAGAGTCCAAACCTCGAGTGTTCCTCGCAGGGGACAGCTCTGGGGGTAACATTGCACACCATGTGGCGGTCAGGGCCGCCGAGTCTGGGATCGAAATCGCCGGTAACATTCTCCTTAACTCCATGTTTGGAGGGAACCATAGGACAGAGTCTGAGAAGAGGTTGGATGGCAAGTATTTTGTCACCATTCAAGACAGGGATTGGTATTGGAAGGCGTACCTCCCTGAGGGGGCAGATAGAGATCACCCTGCTTGCAACCCCTTTGGTCCCAATGGTGTTAAGCTCGAAGGGCTTCCTTTCACCAAAAGCCTTGTCATTGTTGCAGGCCTGGATCTTGTTCAAGACTGGCAGTTGGCTTACGCAGAAGGCTTGAAGAAGGCTGGCCACTTTGTGAAGGTTGTGTACCGCGAACAGGCCACAATTGGATTCTATTTGTTGCCAAACACCAACCATTTCTACGAAGTGATGGATGAGATCAAGGAATTCATCCAGGCTAACTTGTAGTGGAACGCTGCTCTTGACGGACTGTTCATCGTTCAATTAATTCCTCCACAGATGGCAATGATTCACAGGCTTGCTCATGGTTCTGTATAAAGGGATGCATGAAAATTCAGATTATGTTCTTGGAACTGTTCTATTGAATCTGAACCATATAAGTTCTTGTACATGGTATGTTGAAGAGCCTTGATCCAGTTCAACAACAGATGTTTCAGAATTTTAGCTAACCACAATGATCACTGTGACATGGTCAAACGCTAAAGCTCTTATTTTGTATATATTGGCCTCCTCAGATTCTCAGTTAATATAGATTCAAAGAAAAGTAGAGATTTGTATTGCCCTCTTAGCTCTTGATAGTTCTATTCTCTCCCCTTTGCAGGGTTGAAAGATCAATGAAGACCCAATCCTGTTAAAATCTTCTGAGCCTGCCAAATACTATCAACACCTTTTGTTCTCCCTTCTTCCAACTCATCTCATCTAACAACGTGCTTCGATCATATATATCTTTGGCACCAAACTATTGTGGGAAATAGAATCAAGACAAATGATGGAGTCAGAGAAAGAGTATCAGACAAGCAATTGGAGGCTACTCTCTCACTGGTCAATTTGTCTTGGACGTTTTTCGTTCTTGGTCATATTTCTAGCCGCTAGTAATGCGTGAGCATTTGGATCGAACAGTGTCAGTTCTTGGCAGCTTCGCTGGAGCTGCTCTTGGGGTTTTGTTATTGATGGGAGGGGGAATCCCCCCACCGATCGAAATTTATTATGGTATTGTCGTGTGTGGAAAATTTAAGCATGCGTTTTACACTTTTACTTGCTAGTTAATGCTTTCCACAGCTGTACATGATGAGGACCTGTCTTGGTCATCATCTGGCCTTATGTAAAATATTGTGAAGTTGGATAGTCTGAAGTTCAATAATGAATTTGTATCAAAATTGCTGTTTGTTAGATGCCTTTTATGGTGCAATTGGTAATAGGATGAGAATGAGAATGGCTTGTTCGCTTGACTATTTCATTCTAACATTTTGATGAATGGAATAGCTCATTCAAGGACCACTTTATttactcaaacatttttttttaatttaaaagataGAAAAAGCCTCACTCCACTTGTGGAAATCTATAATGGTATTTATCATGTTATCATTTTGACCTACTTTGCCCGGACATTTAACCTAATTGAGTTGATCAGATGAGCAGGTCAAATGGTCTTACTTGCCTAACTCACAATAGTGTTCGATCGTGCGTTCGATCTTTGTTCGATGAGTTAAGTAGTTAGAATACGTAGACGAAACAAGGTGAGTTGAACAAATGGGATAAGTTGAGTCTCAGAAACAATATGTCATTGTTTGTATATTGtctatatatttaaattatttacaaTAAATTATCAATACACAGAAGAAGACAATTTCTGAGGGAGAGGTTTCTGCTGCATGGTTCAGACCACCACCTGTGCTGCTGCAAGCCTTGCGATTGGGACCCTGTAAGGAAATGGTCAGGGAATGCAAAAATTATGGCATTCAACTGTAAGTAAGTTTTGATATTATTTAAATCACATGCTCAATTTTTATAATGTCTAAATAACGTATCTTATTTTTCAAATACTCTTCTTTTCCTATAGTT is drawn from Zingiber officinale cultivar Zhangliang chromosome 1B, Zo_v1.1, whole genome shotgun sequence and contains these coding sequences:
- the LOC122053951 gene encoding gibberellin receptor GID1C-like — its product is MAGSNEINANESKMAVPLNTWVLISNFKLAYNMLRRPDGTFDRHLAEFLDRKVSANATPVNGVVSFDVLIDRSHNLLARIYRPAPATAAGSVPLLTDLYQPPSTDPFPVIIFFHGGSFAHSSSNSAIYDSLCRRFVSLCDAVVISVNYRRAPEYKYPCAYDDGWAALNWASAVPWLHNGKESKPRVFLAGDSSGGNIAHHVAVRAAESGIEIAGNILLNSMFGGNHRTESEKRLDGKYFVTIQDRDWYWKAYLPEGADRDHPACNPFGPNGVKLEGLPFTKSLVIVAGLDLVQDWQLAYAEGLKKAGHFVKVVYREQATIGFYLLPNTNHFYEVMDEIKEFIQANL